The region GGAATGCGGGATTGTCGCTGGCGATGCGTGATCTACATCCAGGATATGCGTCATCCCCTTGGCACATGGACGCCCTGATCGAAGCTTGAGACAGCGCCTCGGTCGGGGCGCTCTCTCGCTTCCTCACGCGGCATCGATGATACCGATTCCGGAGGTGCTGCGCTCGACATTCGAATGAATGGTGCGGCCGAGAGGACTCGAACCTCCACGGGTCTCCCCGCTACCACCTCAAGGTAGTGCGTCTACCAATTCCGCCACGGCCGCGCTGGGGCTCTGTTAGCGCATCGTGCGGAAAAGGGGAACCCGGTTTTTCGCTCGCGACGATGCGCTGGTCCAGGAATGGGCAGCCGGGTCCATAAAAAAGCCGTCGATCTCCCCGATGGCCTGCGCTCCATATCGACCCATACGAGGTTACAACCACCTTGAGCACCGGATTTATCGCGACTGCCATCGTTCTGATCATCGGCTACATGATCGTGTCTCGGGTCATCGGCCTGGCTTTCCGCCTTGTGGTTCCCGTGGCATTGCTCATCATCCTGGGCGGAGCCGGCATATTCTCGAGCCTGATTCCGGAGCGTGGCCCAGACGTATCTCATGGCCAAGCCCAGCATCGTCCCGCGAGCGACATCGGCGATCTCCGCCTGCGCGACATCGCCGATGTCGCCGTGGACGCGATTCGCTCCGTGCTGCAGGGCGGTCTTGCCCTCCTGAACGGCGTGAGCGGCGATACCGAACCGGAGCTGAGGCGCGAGCCGCGCTGGTCCGACGAGCAGCAGCGCATTCGTCGGTATGAACCGTATGACGAACGCTCCGACTTCGTCGACGATCCGCGGCAGGGCGAGCCACGGCATCGCTGGTAGGCAGCCCTCTGCAATCGACTTGGAGCAGAAAGTCGTTGATGAACGTCAGTCGCCGGATTTCCCAGCGGCTTTGCGCAGGGCCGCGTTGATGCGCTCCTGCCAGCCTGGACCATCCTCCTGGAAATACGCGAGCACGTCCTGGTCGATGCGCAGCGTGATGGTTTCTTTCACGCCTGGGATCGCAGCCGCCTTGGGCGGTCCTTCGATCGGCTTCGTCGTGACCTTCTTGAACGCCGCTTCCGCCGCCTTCAAGGGATCTGTCGTGCGACGTCCGCCCGGTGATCTCGACATGCTTTTGCTCCTGCGATTGAGCCGTAGGGATCCGACTCGTGCATGGTAGCAGGTTCGGAAAAATTTGAACCCTGACAGTTTCCGCTGAGCGGCCGCTGCGGATCGGGCCACGTCATCGAACGATATTCCACATCATCGGGGGAGCGCCGAATTTAGACTTGTGTCTCGGACAACTTCTCCTTGCTGAGGCCCGATCCGTCTGCGTACATTGAACCCCATCAACGACAAGAACAATCAATCCTGCAGGAACTTTGGGGGGACCTCTTGGCCGAGTACGACCTGGTCATCAAAGGTGGGAGCGTCGCGACCACCGAAGGCGTCGCGACGATGGACGTGGCGATCCAGGGTGGAACCATCGCCGCATTGGGCCGCGACCTTCAGGGCCGCGCCAGAATCGTTGCCGCCGGCAAGCTCGTTCTGCCCGGCGGCGTGGATGCTCATTGTCATATCGAGCAGCTCTCCGGCGGCGGATTGATGAATGCCGACACCTTCGAGACGGCGACACGCTCCGCCGCGTTCGGCGGAACGACAACGGTCATATCCTTTGCGGCCCAGCACCGCGGAGACAGCCTGCGCGATGTGGTGGAGAACTATTCGCGCCTCGCAGCAGCCGGCGCGGTGACGGATTATGCCTTCCATCTCTGGATTTCAGACCCGACGCCTGAAACATTGGAGCAGGATCTCCCGCGCCTGATCGAGGCCGGCCATCGGTCGATCAAGATCTTCATGACGTATGATCGGGTGCGCCTTCTCGACGAGCAGGTGCTCGACGTGATGATGGTAGCGCGCAAGCACGGAGCCCTGGTCTGCGCCCATGCCGAGAACCACGGCATGATCAAGTGGATGGCCGACAGGCTCATCTCTCGCGGTTATGTCGAGCCGAAGTTCCATGGCGTGAGTCATCCACGGGTCTGCGAGATCGAGGCCTTCGAGCGCCTGAGCCGCTTCTCGCAGCTTCTCGACCAGCCCGTCATGCTGTTCCACGTCTCGACTGCGGAAGGCGCCGCGGTCGTCCGGCGCGCGCGTGGCGAGGGCATCAAGATCTTCGCGGAAACCTGTCCGCAATACCTGTTCCTGACGGCCCAGGACCTCGACCGTCCGGACCTCGAGGGCGCCAAGTGGATGTGCTCCCCTCCTCCGCGCACGACGTCGGACCAGGAGGCCCTATGGCGCGGGATCGATCTTGGAGACCTGCAGATCGTCTCCTCCGACCACGCACCCTACAGGTTCGATGAAAGCGGCAAGCTGGCAGCCGGGGCGAACGCGGATTTCAAGCAGATCGCGAACGGTCTGCCTGGCCTTGAGACCCGTCTGCCGCTGCTCTTCGACGCCATGGTGAGCCAGGGGCGCTCGACCATCGAGAAATTCGTCGAGCTGACCGCCACCGCCCCGGCGAAGATGTACGGGCTCCATCCTCGCAAAGGCGCCATCGCGGTGGGCGCCGATGCGGACATCGCGATCTGGAATCCCGACCGGGAAGTCGTTCTCCGGGACGATGGCCTGCACGATAATGTCGGCTACAATCCCTTCGCGGGCCGCAGGCTGAAAGGCTGGCCGGAGACCGTCCTGCGCCGCGGCGAGACGATCATCAGCGACGGGCGGCTTCAGGCGGCTCCGGGATCGGGGCAATTGCAGCTGCGCGACATCGCGGCCTCCATGCGGCCGACCGGCAGGCTCAGCCCCGAGTTCGATCCCGCCACCAATTTCGGCGCGCAGCTTCTGTGATCGCGCCGGCAGCCTGCCTCATCACCCATCAACCCATTCCCATCGGGTCGACAGATCATGACCGACACAATCAAGGTTGTCCGCAAAGCCGCCTGGGCTGTCGCCTGGGACGAGGCTTCCTCGCAGCACGTCTACATGCGCGATGCCGACATCGCCTTCTCGGCCTCCGGAATTCTGTATGTCGGCCCGGATTATCAGGGCCGCGCCGACAAGGAGATTGCCGGCGCAGGACTCATGGCGATGCCGGGCCTCGTCAACATTCATTGTCACTCCGGCGACGAGCCGATCGCGAAGGGCTTGTTCGAGGATGTCGGAACAGCCGCTCTCTGGGGCAATGCCCTGTATGAATATTCGGCCCTGATCGACGCCGACGCGGACGCCAAGGCCGCCTGTCAGACGGTGATGCTGAGCGACCTGATGCGCAGCGGCGTGACCACGCATCTCGATATCGCATCGCCTTCCCCGAAATGGCTCTCCCTTGCGGCCGCGAGCGGTTTGCGGGCCTATCTCGCACCCGGTTTCCGCGAGGCGCAGTGGCGCATGGCCGGAAGCCATCGCCTCGACTTCGCGTGGAACACGGCCCAGGGCCGCGAGCGATATGCCGAAGCCCTGGCTTTCGTCGACGAAGCGCGTGCGCATCCCAGCGGCCGCATCGACGGCGTGGTTGCACCGTCGCAGATCGAGACCTGTTCCGAGGAGCTGATCCAGGACGCCGTCGCCGAGGCGCGCCGCCGCGGCATGCGCATCACCATCCATGCCGCTCAGACCATGGCCGAGCATGAGGAATTGCTGCGGCGGACCGGCGAAACCGCCCCGGCATTTCTGGAGCGCCTCGGCGTCCTCGGACCGGACCTGATCCTGGGCCATTGCATCTTTCTCGATCACCATTCCTGGACGAGGCATCGCAGCCGTGACGACCTGACTCGGCTCGCCGCAAGCGGAACATCGGTCGCCCACTGCCCCGTCACCTTCGCGCGCAGCGGCATGACCCTGGAGAGCCTCGGCGCCTATCGTCGGGCCAGCGTCAATGTCGGTCTCGGCACCGACAGCTATCCGTTCAACATGCTGGAAGAGATGCGGGAGGCGCTGATCTGCTCGCGCATCGCCGGCCGCAGCGTTTTCGATCTCGATACCGGCAGCCTGTTCGCGGTCGCGACGACGGGCGGGGCGAAGGCTCTTGGTCGCAACGACATCGGCCGGCTGGCGGTCGGCGCCAAGGCGGATCTGGCCTTGGTGGATGTGAGCCATCCGGCCATGCAGCCCGTCCACGATCCGTTGCGCAACCTGATCCATTGCGCTGCGGAGCGCGCCATTCGCGACGTCTATGTGGATGGGCAGGCCGTCCTGAAGGACCGACGCGTCGTCAACCTCGATTACGACGGCGCGGTTCGGGAACTGCAGGATGCACAGAAGCGCGCCTGCCGGCGGGCCGAGCGGGACGATCCGCAGGGCCGCCCTATCTCCGTCCTCGCTCCCTATTCCCTGCCGTTTGCTCGCCAAGGATAAGTCGATCATGGCTTCTCCGGTCTATGTGATCAATCCGAACTCGTCCCAGACCGTCATGGCGGAGATCGACAAGGCCGTAGCACCCCTGCGAAGTGCGGGCGGGCCCGGCATCGTCTGCCTCTCCCTGGCCGAAGGACCGCCCGGCATCCAGTCCCAGCGGGATGTGGACGGCGTCGTGACTCCGATCCTGCGCAAGGCAGCCGACCTGGAGGCAAACGCGGGTGCGTTCGTCATCGCGTGCTTTTCGGATCCCGGTCTCCACGCCCTTCGCGAGCAGAGCCGCCGTCGCGTCTTCGGTATCGCCGAATGCGGCGTGCTGGCGGCGCTCACTCTCGGCCAGCGCTTCGGCGTCATCGCAATCCTGCCGACATCCATTCCGAGGCATCTTCGCTATTTCGGCGCGATGGGCGTCATGGACCGCTTCGCGGCCGATCTGTCGATCAGCCTCGGCGTCGCGGAACTCTCCGACGAAGATCGAACCTTGACCCGCATGGTCGAAGTCGGGCGGACGCTGAAGGATATGCACGGCGCCGACGTTCTCGTCATGGGATGCGCCGGCATGGCCCGATACCGCGCCGCACTGGAAGGTGCGGTCGGCATCCCGGTCGTCGAGCCGACGCAGGCTGCCGTTGCCATGGCGGTCGGCCACGTTCGCCTGTCGCAAGCGCTCGCATTCTGAATACTTACACTCCTCCTCTGCCTCTTGGAGCCTGAAATGACCGCCCCCGACAAGACGACTCTCTTCCGCAACTGCGACTGGATCGTCGCCTGGGATGAAGACGCCCGATCCCATGTCTATCTCCGTAACGCGGATTTCGTGATCCGTGGCGCCGACATCGTCCATGTCGGCAAGGGCTATGCCGGTCCCATCGATGCCGAGGTCGACGCCAGCAGGATGATGATCATCCCCGGCTTCGTGGACATCCACAGCCATCCCGGACACGAGCCCGGCTGGAAGGGAATGCTGGAGGAACTGGGCAGCCCGCGCCTCGGCCAGAGTTCGCTCTACGAGTTCATGCCGGTCTTCCAGATCGGCCCCGAATACACGCGCCCTGCCCTGCGGGTGGCAACGTCGGAGCTCTTGAAAAGCGGTGTGACGACGATCTGCGATCTCGGCCGCCCCCGCACGACCTGGGCCGATGAATATGCGGAGACCGGCATCCGCGCCGTGCTCTGGGGCATGTTCCGGTCCGGCCCCTGGAAGACCACCAACGGTCATTCGGTGGAATACGACCTCGATCCGGCAACCGGAGACCGGTTGCTGCGTGAGGCCATCGAAATCGCCGATGCTGCGTCGAAGCACCCGAGCGGACGCATCACCGGCTTCATCGGACCGGCGCAGATCGATACCTGCACCGAGGGCCAGATCCGGGACGCGCTCGATGCGGCGCGGGAGCGGGGTCAGCCGATTCAGATCCACGCGGCGCAGAGCATCGTGGAATTCCAGGAGATCATGCGCCGCTACGGCTCAACGCCGATCGAATGGCTGGACAAGATCGGAGCGCTGGGTCCTGACACGATCATCGGCCATTGCATCTTCCTGAACGACCATCCGTGGCTGCACTGGCCTCACGCCAACGATTTCGAGCGCCTGCGCGACAGCGGCGCCCAAGTGGCGCATTGCCCCGTAGTCTTCGCGCGCCGCGGCATCGCCCTAAACACCTTGAGCCGTTATGTGAAGGCCGGCATCCGGTGCGGCATCGGGACGGACAGCTTCCCGCACAACATGCTCGATGAACTCCGCATGGCCTGCTACGCCGGCCGCATCGTGGGAGGCAGCTTCACGGCGGCCACGACTCACGATGCCTTCATGGCCGCCACCGCCGTTGGTGCCGACATGATCCGCCGCCCCGACCTGGGACGCCTGGCGCCCGGCTGCAAGGCGGATTTCTCGGTGGTTGACATGAGCAACCCCTATATGCAGCCGGATTACGAGCCCGTTCGCAGCCTCGTCTATTCGGCCAACGACAGGGCTATCAAGGACGTCTATGTGGACGGCCGCCAGGTCGTGAAGGATGGCGAGGTCCTCGAGTTCGACATCGGCGAGGATCTCGAAATGCTGCGCAAGGGGCAAGCGGAAGCCATCGCGGCAGCACCGCAGCGGGACTGGGCCGGACGCGGGCTCGAGGAACTGAGCCCCAGGGTCTTTCCAATTCGGAATTAAGTGGCGTCGCAACGACGTTCTGAAAGACGAAAGGCCCCGAACCATTTCGGGGCCTTTTGATTTCGAGCGCTGTTGGTTCACCAGCCAATCATCTGAAGCTTTAACCGGCCGTTTCCCCATGACGATCGAACACGATCTCGCCGCCGCGAATCGTGAGATCGCACCGGGTGTCATGCAGGATGTCTTCAGGGGACGCCGTCAGGAGATCGCGGGAGAAGACCGCGACGTCGCCCGCAAGACCTGGATCGAGACGACCCCATTCATGCTCGGCTTTGTTCACATAGGCTCCGAATTCCGTGAAGGCCATGATCGCCTGCTCGATGGACACCACCTCCCGCTCGTCCATGACGGTTCCATGAGCCGTCTTGCGGGTCAGCATCGAGAAGAAGTTCGGAAAGGGATTGATGTCGCAGACCGGAGCATCACTGCCGGCGGCAGGCTTGAAACCGAGACCGATCCAGGTCCGAAGCGGATAGGACGGTTTCGCTCTCTTCTCGCCGACGACTGAAACATAGAGGTCGCCGAAATCGTAAATGAACACCGGCTGCGGCACCGGTTGAACGCCCAGGCGCTTCATGCGTGCATTCTGATCGGCTCTCGCATAGCCCGCATGCTCGATTCTGTGGCGGCGGTCCGGATCCGGCATCGCCTCGAGAGCAAGCTCGAAGGCATTGAGGGTCTGCTCGATCGCGGCATCGCCGATCGCATGAACGGCAAGCTGATAGCCCTTGGCGTGATAATCATGCACGAGGTCGTTCATCTCGTTGTCGTGCAGGAGCATGAGCCCATGGGTCTTCGGCTCTCCGAGATAGGGCTCGCTCATGGCGGCGGTTCGACCGCCCGCACTGCCGTCGGTGAAGATCTTCACGGGTCCGACGCGCAGCATGGAATCGCCCGCTCCCGTCACCACGCCGTCCGCATAAGCCTGCTCCACGATGCCGCCCGGGCCGCCGAGGAGGCACTGGGTCGTCCGAACGGGCAGGCGGCGGAGGCGCTGGGCCGTGCGATAGGCGGCGACCTCGCGGTATCCTGCCCTCATGCCGACGCCCGCATCCATCACGCTGGTGATGCCGTAGGACAGGCATGCGCGGCCGGCATCGTCGATGGCCTGAACGAGTTCCTGGTCCGTTGGCTCGGGCAGCACGGCCTTGAGCCGGTCGCGACCTGTCTCGGCCAGCAGACCGGTCAGCCGACCGTCCCGCTGCTCGATGGCGCCTCCCTGGGGGACCGGCGTCGTCTCGTCGATGCCCGCCAGCTCCAGCGCCTTCGAGTTGCAGATCGTCACGTGGCCGCAGG is a window of Microvirga lotononidis DNA encoding:
- a CDS encoding BrnA antitoxin family protein, producing MSRSPGGRRTTDPLKAAEAAFKKVTTKPIEGPPKAAAIPGVKETITLRIDQDVLAYFQEDGPGWQERINAALRKAAGKSGD
- the hydA gene encoding dihydropyrimidinase; translated protein: MAEYDLVIKGGSVATTEGVATMDVAIQGGTIAALGRDLQGRARIVAAGKLVLPGGVDAHCHIEQLSGGGLMNADTFETATRSAAFGGTTTVISFAAQHRGDSLRDVVENYSRLAAAGAVTDYAFHLWISDPTPETLEQDLPRLIEAGHRSIKIFMTYDRVRLLDEQVLDVMMVARKHGALVCAHAENHGMIKWMADRLISRGYVEPKFHGVSHPRVCEIEAFERLSRFSQLLDQPVMLFHVSTAEGAAVVRRARGEGIKIFAETCPQYLFLTAQDLDRPDLEGAKWMCSPPPRTTSDQEALWRGIDLGDLQIVSSDHAPYRFDESGKLAAGANADFKQIANGLPGLETRLPLLFDAMVSQGRSTIEKFVELTATAPAKMYGLHPRKGAIAVGADADIAIWNPDREVVLRDDGLHDNVGYNPFAGRRLKGWPETVLRRGETIISDGRLQAAPGSGQLQLRDIAASMRPTGRLSPEFDPATNFGAQLL
- a CDS encoding amidohydrolase family protein — its product is MTDTIKVVRKAAWAVAWDEASSQHVYMRDADIAFSASGILYVGPDYQGRADKEIAGAGLMAMPGLVNIHCHSGDEPIAKGLFEDVGTAALWGNALYEYSALIDADADAKAACQTVMLSDLMRSGVTTHLDIASPSPKWLSLAAASGLRAYLAPGFREAQWRMAGSHRLDFAWNTAQGRERYAEALAFVDEARAHPSGRIDGVVAPSQIETCSEELIQDAVAEARRRGMRITIHAAQTMAEHEELLRRTGETAPAFLERLGVLGPDLILGHCIFLDHHSWTRHRSRDDLTRLAASGTSVAHCPVTFARSGMTLESLGAYRRASVNVGLGTDSYPFNMLEEMREALICSRIAGRSVFDLDTGSLFAVATTGGAKALGRNDIGRLAVGAKADLALVDVSHPAMQPVHDPLRNLIHCAAERAIRDVYVDGQAVLKDRRVVNLDYDGAVRELQDAQKRACRRAERDDPQGRPISVLAPYSLPFARQG
- a CDS encoding aspartate/glutamate racemase family protein encodes the protein MASPVYVINPNSSQTVMAEIDKAVAPLRSAGGPGIVCLSLAEGPPGIQSQRDVDGVVTPILRKAADLEANAGAFVIACFSDPGLHALREQSRRRVFGIAECGVLAALTLGQRFGVIAILPTSIPRHLRYFGAMGVMDRFAADLSISLGVAELSDEDRTLTRMVEVGRTLKDMHGADVLVMGCAGMARYRAALEGAVGIPVVEPTQAAVAMAVGHVRLSQALAF
- a CDS encoding amidohydrolase family protein, which encodes MTAPDKTTLFRNCDWIVAWDEDARSHVYLRNADFVIRGADIVHVGKGYAGPIDAEVDASRMMIIPGFVDIHSHPGHEPGWKGMLEELGSPRLGQSSLYEFMPVFQIGPEYTRPALRVATSELLKSGVTTICDLGRPRTTWADEYAETGIRAVLWGMFRSGPWKTTNGHSVEYDLDPATGDRLLREAIEIADAASKHPSGRITGFIGPAQIDTCTEGQIRDALDAARERGQPIQIHAAQSIVEFQEIMRRYGSTPIEWLDKIGALGPDTIIGHCIFLNDHPWLHWPHANDFERLRDSGAQVAHCPVVFARRGIALNTLSRYVKAGIRCGIGTDSFPHNMLDELRMACYAGRIVGGSFTAATTHDAFMAATAVGADMIRRPDLGRLAPGCKADFSVVDMSNPYMQPDYEPVRSLVYSANDRAIKDVYVDGRQVVKDGEVLEFDIGEDLEMLRKGQAEAIAAAPQRDWAGRGLEELSPRVFPIRN
- a CDS encoding amidohydrolase, with the protein product MPILPKADIVLTNGRVFRGYSEQVTEAVALWSGQVLAAGCTSDMEPLIGPSTRVIDLRGRLATPGLCDSHMHLLPYGVIMGHVDVRASSAPTLAALLDKVRQRAAVTPPGHWIQGRGYDQFELDVRRHPLREELDAVAPDHPVAIVRACGHVTICNSKALELAGIDETTPVPQGGAIEQRDGRLTGLLAETGRDRLKAVLPEPTDQELVQAIDDAGRACLSYGITSVMDAGVGMRAGYREVAAYRTAQRLRRLPVRTTQCLLGGPGGIVEQAYADGVVTGAGDSMLRVGPVKIFTDGSAGGRTAAMSEPYLGEPKTHGLMLLHDNEMNDLVHDYHAKGYQLAVHAIGDAAIEQTLNAFELALEAMPDPDRRHRIEHAGYARADQNARMKRLGVQPVPQPVFIYDFGDLYVSVVGEKRAKPSYPLRTWIGLGFKPAAGSDAPVCDINPFPNFFSMLTRKTAHGTVMDEREVVSIEQAIMAFTEFGAYVNKAEHEWGRLDPGLAGDVAVFSRDLLTASPEDILHDTRCDLTIRGGEIVFDRHGETAG